The DNA window CTAGGTGGTTCCTGAGCTCGAGGGCCAGGGAATAGAGGAACACCGCGGCGGCGATGCTCCACTCCTCCGCCGTGACTGAGCCGTCGAGGTGGGCCCCGTAGAGGAAGGGCAGGGCTCCAAAGAAGATGCCGTGGGAGAGAACGTCCGCCACCGGCCGCGCCTTGAGCCTCGGCGGGGCGGAATAAACGGTCGCCAGTAAGATCATCGACGCGTACACCACCAGCTCCCCCGTCCCGAGGTTGCTAGCAAGCATCAGTCCCAGCAGTGCCATAGCGAGGGAAGAGGCAACCCCCGCCCTAAAGCTCAGCTCACCGCTGGCGATGGGGTTTTTCTCCCTCTTTCTCGGGTTTATCGAGTCGGTATCCGCGTCGAAGCAGTTGTTTATCGCGAAGGCATAGGCCACGTAGAGGGCGAGTGAAATCAGGAACACGAGCACACGGGTGACATCGGGGGTGGCCCCCAAACTGAACGCGAGACCCAGGAGCCCCATGCCTATGAATGCCCTCCCATCGAGGATTCGAGCGTTTCTGATAACCGCGCGGAGCATGGCGGTACCTCCAAAAAGTTTTAGAAAAGTCGTCAGGCCCTCTCAAGGAGGTCCCTGACGTATTTGGGCATCTGGAAGAGGGTCCCGTGCCTCTCCGGGTCGTAGTAGTAAAGCTCGAGCCCCCTTCCCCTCTCGACGTCGACCTTCCCGAAATCGATGTCCCCCTTCACACCGACCAGGAAGCTCCAGGGGGATGCGTAGCCTATAACTGGGAAGCTGAAGTAGTAAACCCTGTCGAAGACCTTCTTCATCGCCCTGTAGGCGTCGAGGAGTTCGTTCGTGAAGAGATAGACGCTTCCCGCCTGGGTGATGTAGAGGCCCCTCTCGTTGAGCTTCTCATAGGCGCTTCTGTAGAACCCCTCGCTGAATAGAAGCTTCGCTGGGCCGACGGGGTCTGTGGAGTCAACTATTATGACGTCGAAACGCTCGTCGGTCTCCTTCAGGTACCTCACCCCGTCGCCGATGATGAGCTCTCCCCTTGGCTCCTCCTTCTTTATGAGCCTGTCCAGGAGTTCCGAGGCAACGTCAAGGTAGAGGTAGGAGGCCTCGACAACGCCCTCGTCTATCTCCACCATCGTGGCCTTTTCAACCGTTTTGTGCCTGAGGACTTCCCTCAACGTGCCGCCGTCGCCTCCCCCTATAACGAGCACTCTCCTCGGGTTCGGGTGGGCGAGCATGACCGGGTGAACGAGCGCCTCGTGGTAGCTCTCCTCCCCGATCTCGACGAGCTGAACCGTACCGTCGAGGATGAGCAGCTTGCCGAAACCCTCTGTTTCATAAATTTCGATGCGCTGGTACTCCGTCTGCGTCTCAAAGATGCGCTGCTTGACCTTGAAGCCAACGCCGTAACCGCGAGGGTACCATTCGATGAAAGCCCTTTCCTTCTCGTTGTATCCCATGAGTCTCACCGCCCTTAGGTAGGGCACGGGGTTTTAAAGCTTAAGGTTCTTCCTCACCGAAGAAATTGTGGATGAACGTTCACCCTGTCGGCAGAGGTGAGTACATCGACGTCTGGGCAACGAAGGATAGGGTCAGGTACAACATGCTTTTCGAGAAAATCTCCTCCGGAGAGTACGTCCTCCTGGAAATTGGGAAAGTATGAAAAATGGCTCAGTAGGGGAACATCACCACGACGGCCAGCGCCGCGGCGGGCTTGTCTTTGACGGTTGCGCTGGCGCTCGCGACCTTGAACTCCGCCAGCTTCCAGCCGCGGACGGCGAAGCCCTCCTCAACCATCTTCCTTACCATCTCTTCGGCCTCTTCCTTCGTGCAGTAGCCGCTGTACTCGTAGATGAGACCGCCCTCGTTGTTCTCGCTGATGCCGATTCCAAGGGCAGCGCTTATGGTCATCCCGGGTTCGTCGCTCTCGATGTGGGCGTAGACCGTCGGGAGGAGCATGCCTATTGGCACGTCGTGAACCTCGTCGATCCACTCTATGTGCGCCGGAATGACGCTGCTCAGCCTGACGAGGTTAACGTTCCCTATGCCCAGCTTGAGGAGTGCGTTGTCAAATGCGTTCAGCTTGGTTCCGCCCTCTGCGGCGGCGGCACCTACTAAAAGCCCTCTTGGGGGTTGTCCAGCTCATCTCAGCTTCCTCCTTTCTTCTCTCACTTATATGGTGATTATACGGCAAAGCAACGGTTCACTTACTCGCTACTCTGCGGGCGGCTTAAAAACGTTTCGCTATATCTGAAAGAACCTCTGATGGCCCGCCTCGTGGCCAGACCTCAGAGGTGAAGCAGGATTGAGCACTATGCGGCACTGCTGGACCTCTTTTTCTGATGGTGGTTCACGACCCTTCCGAGGGTTGCGGAGGCGAATATGCCGAGCACGCTGGCGAGGGATGCCATGGCGTACATGTGCTCGCTTAGAACTCCCGAGACGAAACCTATCTCGCCGATGAGGAGGCCGAGGACACCGAAGCTCGCTATGCCAGCGCCCCTGACGAGGCTCGTGGAGAGATCTGTCTTTCTCACGGCCAGAACCGACAGCGTTAGCCTCACCGCGTATATCGCGGCGAAGAACTCTATCACTACGAAGGACAGCTCTGTTTCGAAGTTCAAACCACGCCAGGCGAAGAATATCGGGGCGAA is part of the Thermococcus celericrescens genome and encodes:
- a CDS encoding UbiA prenyltransferase family protein, encoding MLRAVIRNARILDGRAFIGMGLLGLAFSLGATPDVTRVLVFLISLALYVAYAFAINNCFDADTDSINPRKREKNPIASGELSFRAGVASSLAMALLGLMLASNLGTGELVVYASMILLATVYSAPPRLKARPVADVLSHGIFFGALPFLYGAHLDGSVTAEEWSIAAAVFLYSLALELRNHL
- the speE gene encoding polyamine aminopropyltransferase yields the protein MGYNEKERAFIEWYPRGYGVGFKVKQRIFETQTEYQRIEIYETEGFGKLLILDGTVQLVEIGEESYHEALVHPVMLAHPNPRRVLVIGGGDGGTLREVLRHKTVEKATMVEIDEGVVEASYLYLDVASELLDRLIKKEEPRGELIIGDGVRYLKETDERFDVIIVDSTDPVGPAKLLFSEGFYRSAYEKLNERGLYITQAGSVYLFTNELLDAYRAMKKVFDRVYYFSFPVIGYASPWSFLVGVKGDIDFGKVDVERGRGLELYYYDPERHGTLFQMPKYVRDLLERA